One window of Streptomyces sp. FIT100 genomic DNA carries:
- a CDS encoding ATP-binding cassette domain-containing protein has product MTAGYVEGSPVFSGLSLSFGRTGLVHVRGGNGTGKSTLVELCSGYLVPWQGTVRVGGLDANSPAARAGRRICRTQPALYPDMTVRDHIVFTSRCRGAAPDGGLDRAVRLGLGPWLDHAAKTLSTGNTRKLWYVICTLGSFGCAVLDEPFNGIDQEGVEKIAGELSLWGADRLVLLISHTLPAALTVTDECVLDRDLRSGESWH; this is encoded by the coding sequence GTGACCGCGGGCTATGTGGAGGGAAGCCCGGTGTTCAGCGGGCTCTCGCTCTCCTTCGGCAGAACGGGCCTGGTGCATGTGAGGGGCGGCAACGGCACGGGCAAGTCCACCCTGGTGGAGCTCTGCTCGGGGTACCTCGTGCCGTGGCAGGGCACCGTACGGGTGGGCGGCCTGGACGCGAACAGCCCGGCAGCCCGGGCCGGCCGCCGAATCTGCCGTACCCAGCCCGCCCTCTACCCCGATATGACGGTCAGGGACCACATCGTCTTCACCTCACGGTGCCGCGGCGCTGCCCCCGACGGCGGCCTGGACCGCGCGGTCCGGCTGGGTCTTGGGCCCTGGCTGGACCACGCTGCGAAGACGCTGTCCACCGGCAACACCCGCAAGCTCTGGTACGTCATCTGCACCCTCGGCAGTTTCGGCTGCGCGGTCCTGGACGAGCCGTTCAACGGCATCGACCAGGAGGGCGTGGAGAAGATCGCCGGGGAGCTCTCGCTCTGGGGTGCCGACCGTCTGGTCCTTCTCATCAGCCACACGCTGCCCGCTGCCCTGACGGTGACGGACGAATGCGTACTGGACCGAGATCTGCGTTCTGGAGAGTCA